The following coding sequences lie in one Myxococcales bacterium genomic window:
- a CDS encoding PEGA domain-containing protein: MHRASANLFAAGLLGLVLTAPTVAHADSTKQACVQAYVAAQKLRKADKLEEARDKLVVCADAACPATIRKDCTPWLAENEKDQPTLALSALDVSGQKTSSVRVLVDGKTIGDQLPNTPLRVDPGAHKVRFEVEGLEPIEVEISVQKGEKGREVLADFSSQKKAAAAAPAAAPAEAPADDKTKRKTPVLVYVLGGVGVVGLASFAYFGSTGKSEENDLADTCAPRCDPADVDAAHQKMLIADISLGVSAVAFGAAAYFLFKKPAKTESATLVGLSAMPSGGSAFVRGAF; the protein is encoded by the coding sequence GTGCATCGCGCGAGCGCCAACCTCTTCGCCGCGGGCCTGCTGGGTCTCGTGCTGACTGCGCCGACCGTTGCGCACGCCGACTCGACCAAACAGGCCTGTGTCCAGGCCTACGTCGCTGCCCAGAAGCTGAGGAAGGCCGACAAACTGGAGGAGGCGCGAGACAAACTGGTGGTGTGCGCGGACGCGGCGTGTCCGGCGACCATCCGCAAGGACTGCACGCCCTGGCTGGCCGAGAACGAAAAAGATCAGCCCACGCTCGCGCTGTCGGCGCTCGACGTCTCGGGGCAGAAGACCAGCAGTGTGCGCGTGCTCGTCGATGGCAAGACGATCGGCGACCAGCTGCCGAACACCCCGCTGCGAGTCGACCCGGGCGCACACAAAGTCCGCTTCGAGGTCGAGGGGCTCGAGCCCATCGAGGTCGAGATCTCGGTTCAGAAAGGCGAGAAAGGCCGCGAGGTGCTGGCCGACTTCTCGTCGCAGAAAAAAGCGGCGGCGGCCGCCCCCGCTGCGGCGCCCGCCGAAGCGCCGGCCGACGACAAAACCAAACGCAAGACGCCGGTGCTGGTCTACGTGCTCGGTGGTGTCGGCGTCGTGGGTCTGGCGTCGTTTGCGTATTTCGGGAGCACGGGCAAGAGTGAAGAGAACGACCTCGCCGACACCTGCGCGCCCCGCTGTGACCCCGCTGACGTCGACGCGGCTCACCAGAAGATGTTGATCGCAGACATCTCCCTCGGCGTGTCGGCGGTTGCTTTCGGAGCTGCGGCGTACTTCCTGTTCAAGAAGCCCGCAAAGACCGAGAGTGCGACGCTGGTCGGCTTGAGTGCGATGCCCAGCGGCGGCAGCGCCTTCGTGCGCGGTGCGTTCTAG
- a CDS encoding N-acetylmuramoyl-L-alanine amidase — translation MDLCCFARSAASLKLPLVLLCLAVWGCGPVSSEAPRKARAELSGDSPLLEHFRGAERQTGVPAELLATIAYAQTQLSMNLAAGELDRDDHEHTAREWGLMAIGTGGLTSPEAAALLTGESLESVKTDARANIVAAAALLRTSGHAQGVDAKADLGAWTLVVESYGGIALLEQVRSLLASGWKGHDDQGFVVEVSGIGLGGDELGSVQQGLGYPGSIWSPAYSGNYTNASRGAAQINYVIIHTTQGSYAGTISWFKNSTSNVSAHYVVRSSDGQVTQMVDDADIAWHDGCFNSQTIGIEHEGFVADPGKWYTEAMYKASAKLTRWLCDQYGIPKDRKHIMGHGEAPDCSDHTDPGSGWNWTHYMDLVVNGECVPKTEVCNGKDDNCNGKVDEGDVCNKPPKGQLDEVSCEALRGWAQDPDALTKAIDVHVYFGGPAGSGAKGYPLTADMKRDDLCTALGSCAHAFDIDPPLSLFDGKPHAVHAYGIDSAGGANAQLGGSPKSMTCTATIPDGVRRHVTDPASLGAWKLDLFWSALPLSDAQIQTLTEEAAWPSTPKLVQADDGSPEVWLVDGNWRRHVPGPAAMEAWALSFASVKKVPATEIEALYLGPKLRQRPVMVKDSTGKIDLIDDPMPKPGAAVRAPTPDEQGWGGGAGVGSNGPPNTSHGSDSDDVSASCSVGTAPRPRGGAGAWAFAALLAFPLARRRCRS, via the coding sequence GTGGACCTCTGCTGTTTCGCCCGCTCCGCTGCCTCTCTCAAACTCCCGCTCGTCCTTCTGTGCCTCGCCGTTTGGGGCTGTGGACCCGTCAGCTCCGAGGCGCCCCGGAAAGCGCGCGCGGAGCTCTCGGGTGACTCGCCGCTGCTCGAGCACTTCCGCGGGGCGGAGCGGCAGACCGGAGTGCCGGCTGAGCTCCTGGCCACCATTGCCTACGCCCAGACCCAGCTGAGCATGAACCTCGCGGCCGGTGAGCTGGACCGCGACGACCACGAGCACACGGCGCGGGAGTGGGGACTGATGGCCATCGGTACCGGCGGGCTCACGTCTCCAGAGGCCGCCGCACTGCTGACCGGTGAGAGCCTCGAGAGCGTGAAGACGGACGCACGCGCGAACATCGTTGCCGCCGCTGCCTTGCTCCGAACGTCGGGACACGCCCAGGGTGTCGATGCCAAAGCTGATCTCGGGGCATGGACTCTGGTGGTGGAGTCATACGGCGGAATCGCGCTGCTCGAGCAGGTTCGCTCGCTGCTCGCATCGGGTTGGAAGGGCCACGACGACCAAGGTTTCGTGGTCGAGGTCTCGGGCATCGGCCTCGGCGGCGATGAGCTCGGCTCCGTGCAGCAAGGCCTCGGTTATCCAGGATCGATCTGGAGCCCGGCTTACTCCGGCAACTACACCAATGCATCGCGGGGTGCGGCGCAGATCAACTACGTCATCATTCACACCACCCAGGGCAGCTACGCCGGCACCATCTCGTGGTTCAAGAACTCCACCTCGAACGTGTCGGCTCACTACGTGGTGCGCTCGAGCGACGGTCAGGTGACCCAGATGGTTGACGATGCCGACATCGCCTGGCACGACGGGTGTTTCAACAGCCAGACCATCGGCATCGAACACGAGGGTTTCGTCGCGGATCCGGGCAAGTGGTACACCGAAGCGATGTACAAGGCGTCGGCGAAGCTGACGCGCTGGTTGTGCGATCAGTACGGCATTCCGAAGGACCGCAAACACATCATGGGGCACGGCGAGGCGCCGGACTGCTCGGACCACACTGACCCCGGCAGCGGTTGGAACTGGACTCACTACATGGACCTGGTCGTGAACGGCGAGTGTGTGCCGAAGACCGAGGTGTGCAACGGCAAGGACGACAACTGCAACGGCAAGGTGGACGAGGGTGACGTTTGCAACAAACCCCCGAAGGGCCAGCTGGACGAGGTGAGCTGTGAGGCGCTACGAGGTTGGGCCCAAGATCCCGATGCGCTGACCAAGGCCATCGACGTGCATGTCTACTTCGGGGGTCCCGCCGGCTCCGGCGCCAAGGGGTACCCGCTCACTGCCGACATGAAGCGCGATGATCTCTGCACCGCGCTCGGCTCCTGCGCGCATGCGTTCGACATCGATCCCCCACTCTCGTTGTTCGACGGCAAACCCCACGCCGTACACGCCTACGGCATCGACAGCGCCGGCGGCGCGAACGCGCAGCTCGGAGGGAGCCCGAAGAGCATGACGTGCACCGCGACCATTCCGGACGGCGTGCGCCGACACGTGACGGATCCGGCCAGTCTCGGGGCCTGGAAGCTCGACCTGTTCTGGAGCGCCCTTCCGCTCTCTGACGCCCAGATCCAGACGCTGACCGAAGAGGCGGCGTGGCCCTCGACCCCGAAGCTGGTCCAGGCCGACGACGGTTCTCCGGAAGTGTGGCTGGTCGATGGCAATTGGCGGCGGCACGTGCCGGGGCCGGCGGCCATGGAGGCATGGGCGCTGTCGTTCGCGAGCGTGAAGAAGGTCCCGGCGACGGAGATCGAGGCGCTCTACCTGGGACCCAAGCTGAGGCAGCGACCCGTGATGGTGAAGGACAGCACCGGCAAGATCGATCTGATCGACGATCCCATGCCCAAACCCGGCGCAGCCGTCCGGGCGCCGACCCCGGACGAGCAGGGGTGGGGTGGTGGCGCCGGTGTCGGCAGCAATGGCCCGCCGAACACCAGCCACGGCTCCGACTCCGACGACGTCAGCGCCTCGTGCTCTGTCGGCACGGCGCCCCGGCCCCGCGGTGGTGCTGGTGCATGGGCCTTTGCGGCGCTCCTGGCGTTCCCCTTGGCCCGGCGCCGCTGCCGTTCCTGA
- a CDS encoding serine/threonine protein kinase — MTERDELRATFQVRASQLGLADTALASSIDQTQRPGASESGEVARAWTRPKPDELPRISLSFATESMPPSNPQTPDRADLEVHGVIGEGGMGVVHAARQRSLDRDVALKTLRKSATGEASAGALLREAVITGRLEHPGIVPVHALGLDDRGAPVLVMKRVEGVEWRTLLADASHPGWASRPGDRLTTHLEVLMQVCQAVHFAHDRGVIHCDIKPENVMLGNYGEVYLVDWGIALRSDDPRAAERAGLVGTPAYMPPELVSGGPIGVHTDVYLLGSTLHYVLTGRFRHDGEKLQDALMSAFCSEPHSYDATVPEELAALCNRATSRSAADRPASAPAFRQAIADFLRHQASIALADEAHERLTRLEALLRESDDDEAPDDLKRAYQLVTECRFGFAQALKEWPDNVPARAGLMRTVAEAVDLELRQGHVQVAEALLTELGTPPEALRERVRLARKAQARTRAEDERLRALAHDQDSSVAGHERTRGLAALSGAAVAIAVFALSQPNPAKIKPESLFIFSVVVVAVMVATTVLWRKRLLANQFSRRLTGLMLISGAAMLASRSIGVWLRMPAPLIFAQEMLMYATVAAAGAVLVLPWLGPLALGLLGGAVYCLAVPSASPVVFSLVGVFMPPSVAFALWRHRLDAEREREEAMPESTL, encoded by the coding sequence GTGACCGAGCGGGACGAGCTCCGAGCAACCTTCCAGGTCCGAGCCAGCCAGCTCGGGCTGGCAGATACGGCGTTGGCGAGCTCGATCGACCAGACCCAGCGCCCCGGAGCATCGGAGTCCGGTGAGGTCGCGCGGGCGTGGACACGCCCCAAACCGGATGAGCTCCCGCGCATCTCCCTGTCATTCGCCACCGAGTCCATGCCGCCGTCAAACCCGCAAACGCCGGACCGCGCGGATCTCGAGGTACACGGTGTCATCGGCGAGGGCGGCATGGGAGTCGTGCACGCCGCACGGCAACGCTCCCTCGACCGAGATGTCGCGCTGAAGACGCTGAGGAAGAGTGCGACCGGGGAAGCGTCAGCGGGCGCGTTGCTCCGCGAGGCCGTGATCACCGGTCGGCTCGAACATCCGGGCATCGTGCCGGTGCACGCGCTCGGGCTCGACGACCGCGGCGCACCGGTGCTGGTGATGAAACGTGTCGAGGGCGTCGAGTGGCGCACGTTGCTCGCCGATGCCTCACACCCGGGCTGGGCCAGCCGTCCCGGCGACCGCTTGACTACTCACCTCGAGGTCTTGATGCAGGTGTGTCAGGCAGTGCACTTCGCCCACGACCGCGGCGTGATCCACTGCGACATCAAACCCGAGAACGTGATGCTCGGGAACTACGGCGAGGTCTATCTGGTGGACTGGGGCATCGCGCTGCGGAGCGACGATCCGCGGGCTGCGGAGCGCGCCGGATTGGTGGGCACGCCCGCCTACATGCCACCGGAGCTGGTCTCTGGCGGGCCAATCGGTGTGCACACGGACGTGTACCTGCTCGGCTCGACCCTGCACTACGTGCTCACCGGGCGTTTCCGCCACGACGGCGAAAAATTGCAGGACGCCTTGATGAGTGCGTTCTGCTCCGAGCCACACAGCTACGACGCAACGGTCCCGGAGGAGCTGGCCGCGCTGTGCAATCGCGCAACGAGTCGCAGCGCGGCCGACCGTCCGGCGTCGGCGCCGGCGTTTCGCCAAGCGATCGCCGATTTCCTGCGTCACCAAGCCTCGATCGCGCTGGCCGACGAGGCGCACGAGCGGCTGACGCGCCTGGAGGCACTGCTCCGGGAGAGCGACGACGACGAGGCTCCAGACGACTTGAAACGAGCCTACCAACTGGTGACCGAGTGTCGGTTCGGATTTGCGCAGGCACTCAAGGAGTGGCCGGACAATGTTCCGGCGCGAGCGGGGTTGATGCGAACCGTCGCGGAGGCGGTCGACCTCGAGCTCCGGCAGGGGCACGTGCAGGTGGCCGAGGCACTGCTCACCGAGCTCGGCACCCCGCCCGAGGCGTTGCGAGAGCGTGTTCGCTTGGCGCGGAAAGCGCAGGCGCGTACGCGCGCCGAAGACGAGCGCCTGCGTGCGCTGGCTCACGATCAAGACAGCAGTGTCGCGGGCCACGAGCGCACCCGTGGTCTGGCCGCGCTGTCCGGCGCGGCGGTGGCGATCGCCGTGTTTGCGCTGTCTCAGCCGAACCCCGCCAAGATCAAACCGGAGAGCCTGTTCATATTCAGTGTGGTGGTCGTCGCGGTGATGGTCGCGACTACCGTGCTCTGGCGCAAACGCTTGCTCGCGAACCAGTTCAGCCGACGTCTGACCGGTTTGATGCTGATCAGTGGCGCGGCCATGCTGGCAAGCCGCAGCATCGGGGTCTGGCTGCGCATGCCGGCGCCGCTGATCTTCGCTCAAGAGATGTTGATGTACGCAACGGTGGCGGCGGCCGGAGCGGTATTGGTGCTGCCATGGCTCGGGCCACTGGCGCTCGGCCTGCTCGGCGGCGCCGTCTACTGCCTGGCCGTGCCGAGCGCGTCTCCGGTGGTCTTCTCCCTCGTGGGTGTGTTCATGCCACCGAGTGTGGCGTTTGCGTTGTGGCGACACCGGCTCGACGCAGAGCGCGAGCGCGAAGAGGCGATGCCGGAGAGTACTCTGTAA
- a CDS encoding DUF362 domain-containing protein, with the protein MRSSRSEREWCTRVCIVWDSMPWDWLRAWRSRWGLTPSHESVTLGRVQLRGLLFGALIWGACSACEKKPSPTADAPSQTASVAASAAPAAHPNASAATDTVSAASETAYDAGPSVLGASTVDGAALRKRHVERLKTDRSAVSVLSGGDALSLGEAICEAVMPKRPKSTPILLKPNLCGFDGIVDPDKHKGDDGVVGRTTDVAFTRGVVRCLKKRGHDKITIAEGCGISHQHWQRVIAITGYESMAKEEGVALVAMDDDGVFDVEGNKPGLPLGISGIGASRVPTLLMPKVLAEHLDHGLFVSLPKVKAHRYSVTSMAIKGMQGTVMYSDARPAYKQKARSHRELNEQLKAKKAARAAAKADASPPPPTDAKAERAAYVASLAAFAERMLDVLEISTPDVVLAEAAPGMGGDGFWQLHPTDEKVAIGGTNPVSVDRVGAELLGLWDNARLGSELLGNKTSPLITIAAKRYGLDLAQTKLEGSGAGLFGKPRPFHYRSMAGFELHSANSPAWQPVAPRFGASAPASSAAPAAAGAPASSSGLPAPTPAPPAAGQREAHAVALGSERVKLDGKFDEPVWTRAPSISWDTDWSGARTGVVTRVRFAWAKDALYVLFELEGAGLFVDRTRSTQIEREKLYQEDCVELFLGHDASNPRHYLEVELGPFGHFFDLEVRLGGAANLGWSSGVGLGTSRDASAQRAVIEAKLSAPEIIGVLSSGARLPLGLYRMEGSGQRKYLAWSPTLTKKPNFHVPDKFGVLVVD; encoded by the coding sequence ATGCGGTCGAGTCGAAGCGAGCGCGAGTGGTGTACCCGAGTCTGTATCGTGTGGGATTCGATGCCGTGGGATTGGCTTCGCGCCTGGCGCTCTCGTTGGGGCCTGACCCCGTCGCATGAGTCGGTTACGCTCGGCCGCGTGCAGCTGCGCGGCCTCTTGTTCGGTGCCCTGATCTGGGGCGCGTGCAGCGCGTGTGAGAAGAAGCCGTCGCCCACTGCGGATGCTCCGTCGCAGACAGCCAGCGTCGCCGCGAGCGCGGCGCCCGCCGCACACCCGAACGCATCCGCGGCGACGGACACCGTCTCGGCGGCCTCCGAGACTGCCTACGACGCCGGCCCGAGTGTGCTCGGCGCGTCCACGGTCGATGGGGCCGCGCTTCGAAAACGACACGTCGAGCGCCTGAAGACGGATCGCAGCGCGGTCAGCGTCCTCAGCGGCGGCGACGCCCTTTCGCTCGGCGAGGCCATCTGCGAGGCGGTGATGCCTAAACGGCCGAAGAGCACCCCCATCCTGCTCAAGCCGAATCTGTGCGGCTTCGATGGCATCGTCGATCCGGACAAACACAAGGGCGACGACGGGGTGGTGGGTCGCACGACGGACGTGGCGTTCACTCGCGGCGTGGTGCGCTGCCTGAAGAAGCGCGGGCACGACAAGATCACCATTGCCGAAGGCTGTGGCATCTCCCACCAGCACTGGCAGCGAGTGATCGCCATCACGGGCTACGAGAGCATGGCCAAGGAAGAGGGGGTTGCCTTGGTGGCCATGGACGACGACGGGGTGTTCGACGTCGAAGGGAACAAACCTGGTCTGCCGCTGGGCATCTCCGGAATTGGCGCGTCACGGGTGCCGACGCTGCTCATGCCCAAGGTGCTGGCCGAGCACCTGGACCATGGGCTGTTCGTGTCGCTGCCCAAGGTGAAGGCGCATCGATACTCGGTCACGTCCATGGCCATCAAGGGCATGCAGGGCACGGTCATGTACAGCGACGCGCGCCCTGCCTACAAACAGAAGGCGCGCTCGCATCGCGAGCTGAACGAGCAGCTCAAGGCGAAAAAGGCCGCGCGAGCGGCAGCAAAAGCCGATGCATCGCCACCGCCGCCGACCGACGCCAAGGCGGAGCGCGCCGCCTACGTTGCTTCGCTGGCCGCGTTCGCCGAGCGCATGCTCGACGTGCTGGAGATCTCCACGCCCGACGTCGTGTTGGCGGAGGCCGCACCCGGCATGGGCGGTGATGGTTTCTGGCAGCTCCATCCGACCGACGAGAAGGTCGCCATTGGCGGCACCAACCCGGTCAGTGTCGATCGCGTCGGCGCAGAGTTGCTCGGCCTGTGGGACAACGCGCGCCTGGGGAGCGAGCTGCTCGGCAACAAGACCTCCCCGCTCATCACCATCGCAGCGAAGCGCTACGGGCTCGATCTCGCCCAGACCAAGCTCGAGGGCAGTGGTGCCGGGCTGTTCGGCAAACCTCGGCCGTTCCACTACCGCTCGATGGCGGGCTTCGAGCTGCATTCAGCGAACAGCCCGGCGTGGCAGCCGGTTGCTCCGCGTTTCGGAGCCTCGGCGCCCGCCTCGAGCGCAGCGCCGGCCGCTGCCGGCGCTCCCGCCTCGAGCTCCGGCTTGCCCGCGCCGACACCTGCGCCGCCAGCAGCCGGCCAGCGTGAAGCCCACGCCGTCGCGCTCGGGTCGGAGCGTGTGAAGCTCGATGGCAAGTTCGATGAGCCCGTGTGGACACGCGCGCCGAGCATCTCGTGGGACACGGACTGGTCCGGCGCCAGGACCGGCGTCGTCACTCGCGTGCGCTTCGCCTGGGCGAAGGACGCCCTCTACGTCTTGTTCGAGCTCGAGGGAGCGGGGCTGTTCGTGGACCGCACGCGCTCGACCCAGATCGAGCGCGAGAAGCTCTACCAAGAGGACTGCGTCGAGCTCTTTCTCGGACATGACGCCAGCAACCCACGCCACTATCTGGAGGTGGAGCTGGGACCGTTCGGCCACTTCTTCGATCTCGAGGTGCGGCTCGGCGGTGCGGCGAACCTCGGTTGGTCCAGCGGCGTCGGCCTGGGCACCAGCCGGGACGCGAGCGCTCAGCGCGCTGTGATCGAAGCCAAGCTCAGCGCTCCGGAGATCATCGGTGTGCTCTCGTCCGGCGCACGTTTGCCGCTCGGGCTCTATCGGATGGAAGGCTCGGGGCAGCGTAAGTACCTGGCGTGGAGTCCGACGTTGACGAAGAAACCGAACTTCCATGTGCCCGACAAGTTCGGGGTGCTCGTCGTCGACTGA
- a CDS encoding SDR family NAD(P)-dependent oxidoreductase, giving the protein MSRTLAEAPHVMVTGTSGAIGGGLVRELVARRPDARVTLVDRSEAASRALADDISNARVEVCDLAELDAIPELVARAERELGPIDGLINCAGYMEVRRFDRFAWEDVERLMTVDLLAPLRLFHAVVPTLLERRIGFVVNVTSMAGRVPIRGCAIYGAAKAGLAMASEIAHAELRAQGVHVVTVYPGPVRSALERGARAQFGNTALARAVPTGQALALARRVFDAVESKRARVVYPSLYRVGFDAVGLASRLALSLGPDPVA; this is encoded by the coding sequence ATGAGCCGAACCCTCGCCGAGGCGCCGCATGTGATGGTGACCGGGACCTCCGGCGCCATCGGTGGAGGCCTGGTGCGCGAGCTCGTCGCGCGGCGACCCGACGCGCGGGTCACGCTGGTCGATCGCAGCGAGGCCGCGTCGCGGGCGCTCGCAGACGACATCAGCAACGCTCGGGTCGAGGTCTGTGATCTCGCCGAGCTCGACGCCATTCCCGAGCTCGTCGCGCGCGCCGAGCGCGAGCTCGGTCCCATCGACGGCCTGATCAATTGCGCGGGTTACATGGAAGTCCGGCGCTTCGATCGGTTTGCATGGGAAGACGTGGAGCGGCTCATGACCGTGGATCTGCTGGCCCCGCTCCGGCTCTTTCACGCTGTCGTGCCGACGCTGCTCGAACGCCGCATCGGGTTTGTCGTCAACGTGACCAGCATGGCCGGGCGTGTGCCGATCCGCGGTTGTGCCATCTACGGCGCTGCCAAGGCCGGTCTGGCCATGGCCTCCGAGATCGCCCACGCGGAGCTCCGAGCGCAGGGTGTCCACGTCGTGACGGTGTACCCGGGCCCGGTTCGCTCCGCGCTCGAGCGGGGTGCCCGGGCGCAGTTCGGGAATACGGCCCTCGCGCGGGCCGTTCCAACCGGTCAGGCGCTCGCGCTCGCGCGTCGTGTGTTCGATGCGGTCGAGTCGAAGCGAGCGCGAGTGGTGTACCCGAGTCTGTATCGTGTGGGATTCGATGCCGTGGGATTGGCTTCGCGCCTGGCGCTCTCGTTGGGGCCTGACCCCGTCGCATGA
- a CDS encoding TetR/AcrR family transcriptional regulator has product MNVLERPARARGRPPKGDKPRQILDAALHLFAERGYHGVAIPELARAAGVGTGTIYHYFENKERLVNAVFRDAKRRLQGALYAGLELDGGPRSTFLEIWRRLARFARTDPVTFQFLEMQDHVPYLDDESRALERDVLEPLWFAGQAFGKSKRKSALPAATLMALVWGALVGVVKAERLGYLAVENDTLARAGEAAWAMVASGAGLDDAVAKTPQPRHTKR; this is encoded by the coding sequence ATGAACGTTCTGGAAAGGCCGGCTCGGGCCCGCGGTCGCCCACCGAAGGGCGACAAACCCCGGCAAATCCTGGATGCGGCCCTGCATCTGTTCGCTGAGCGGGGGTACCACGGGGTTGCCATCCCGGAGCTCGCGCGGGCAGCCGGCGTCGGCACCGGCACAATCTATCACTACTTCGAAAACAAGGAGCGCCTCGTCAACGCGGTGTTTCGCGATGCAAAACGACGCTTGCAAGGCGCGCTCTACGCCGGTCTCGAGCTGGACGGCGGGCCGCGCAGCACGTTCCTGGAGATCTGGCGGAGGCTGGCGCGTTTTGCCCGCACCGATCCGGTGACGTTCCAGTTTCTCGAGATGCAAGACCACGTGCCGTACCTCGACGACGAGAGCCGCGCGCTCGAGCGCGACGTGCTCGAGCCCCTGTGGTTCGCCGGGCAAGCCTTCGGAAAGTCAAAGCGGAAGTCAGCGCTGCCCGCCGCGACCTTGATGGCGCTGGTGTGGGGTGCGCTCGTCGGAGTGGTGAAGGCCGAGCGCCTCGGCTACCTCGCGGTCGAGAACGACACGCTCGCGCGCGCGGGGGAGGCGGCGTGGGCGATGGTGGCATCAGGCGCCGGACTCGACGATGCGGTCGCGAAGACCCCGCAACCAAGACACACGAAACGATGA
- a CDS encoding UDP-N-acetylmuramate:L-alanyl-gamma-D-glutamyl-meso-diaminopimelate ligase: MLIHVVAVAGTGMGALAGLLRELGHDVSGSDVAFDPPMGPALDAWGVRKLAGFDEKNLIPRPDLVVIGNVCRRENPEAVAAMRDGLRYTHIAGALQEFVLAKTSPLVVGGTHGKTTTSAMAACLLDGVGRAPGFLIGGLPKNFPQSFRAAPARSTLPTAGALRKVPFVIEGDEYDTAFFEKTAKFLHYQAEVAIVTSIEHDHIDIYPTLASYLDAFQKFVKNVPESGLVVACCSDPLVVEVVRESARAPVAWYALEGEDTHGVSPHWLAAPAQMTAEGTSFDLFAGGVAAGRFALRVPGRHNLKNALAALAAAAQGYGAKLPELSRALANFAGVRRRQDLLGEPGGVFVYDDFAHHPTAVRETLAALKQRHTTGRLFVVFEPRSATACRNLHQAEYVKCFDVAHEVHFAPLGRDNLSPDERLDTARLAEEITSRGPKAESHQSLDSIVSALTERTSAGDIVALLSNGSFGGIHARLLAALTR; this comes from the coding sequence ATGCTGATTCACGTAGTCGCTGTGGCCGGGACGGGCATGGGCGCCTTGGCGGGTTTGCTCCGAGAGCTGGGGCACGACGTCTCCGGGAGCGACGTCGCCTTCGATCCACCAATGGGCCCAGCCCTCGATGCTTGGGGTGTGCGCAAGCTGGCCGGCTTTGACGAAAAGAACCTGATACCCCGCCCCGACCTGGTGGTGATCGGCAACGTCTGCCGCCGCGAGAACCCGGAGGCCGTGGCGGCGATGCGGGATGGCCTGCGCTACACCCACATCGCCGGGGCTTTGCAAGAGTTCGTGCTCGCCAAGACCTCGCCGCTCGTGGTTGGGGGCACCCACGGCAAGACCACGACCAGCGCCATGGCCGCGTGTCTGCTCGATGGAGTCGGGCGGGCACCGGGATTTCTGATCGGTGGGCTGCCCAAGAACTTCCCCCAGAGCTTCCGGGCCGCGCCCGCCCGCAGCACGCTGCCGACGGCGGGCGCGCTTCGCAAGGTGCCATTCGTGATCGAGGGCGACGAGTACGACACTGCGTTCTTCGAGAAGACGGCGAAGTTTCTCCACTACCAGGCCGAGGTCGCGATCGTCACCAGCATCGAGCACGATCACATCGACATTTATCCGACGCTCGCCTCGTACCTGGATGCGTTCCAGAAGTTCGTGAAGAACGTGCCCGAGTCAGGGCTCGTCGTCGCCTGCTGTTCCGACCCGCTGGTGGTCGAAGTGGTGCGTGAGTCGGCGCGCGCACCCGTTGCCTGGTACGCGCTGGAGGGGGAAGACACGCACGGCGTCTCGCCCCACTGGTTGGCCGCACCGGCACAAATGACGGCCGAAGGCACCAGCTTCGACCTGTTTGCTGGTGGCGTCGCCGCCGGGCGTTTTGCGCTGCGTGTTCCCGGTCGCCACAACCTGAAGAACGCGCTGGCTGCCCTGGCTGCTGCGGCGCAGGGTTACGGTGCCAAGTTGCCAGAGTTGTCGCGCGCCCTGGCCAACTTCGCGGGCGTGCGTCGCCGGCAAGACCTTCTGGGCGAGCCGGGTGGCGTGTTCGTATACGACGACTTTGCTCACCACCCCACCGCGGTGCGCGAAACACTGGCGGCGCTCAAACAGAGACACACGACCGGGCGCCTGTTCGTGGTGTTCGAGCCGCGCAGCGCCACCGCATGCCGCAACTTGCACCAAGCCGAGTACGTGAAGTGTTTCGACGTCGCTCACGAGGTGCACTTCGCGCCTCTGGGTCGGGACAACCTGTCACCGGACGAACGCCTCGACACTGCGCGTCTGGCGGAGGAAATCACGAGTCGCGGACCGAAGGCCGAGTCCCATCAGTCTCTCGACAGCATCGTGAGTGCGCTGACTGAGCGCACGAGCGCCGGCGACATCGTGGCGCTGCTCTCGAACGGCTCGTTCGGCGGGATTCACGCGCGGCTGCTCGCTGCGCTGACACGCTGA